The sequence TGCCTTCGCCATCGGTATTCCTCCACATCTCTACGCATTTCACTGCTACACGTGGAATTCTACCCCCCTCTGACACACTCTAGCCTTCCAGTCACAAATGCCATTCCCAGGTTAAGCCCGGGGATTTCACACCTGTCTTAAAAAACCGCCTGCGCACGCTTTACGCCCAGTAATTCCGATTAACGCTTGCACCCTACGTATTACCGCGGCTGCTGGCACGTAGTTAGCCGGTGCTTATTCTTCAGGTACCGTCATTAGCCCCAGGTATTAACCAAGACCGTTTCTTCCCTGACAAAAGAGCTTTACAACCCGAAGGCCTTCTTCACTCACGCGGCATTGCTGGATCAGGCTTGCGCCCATTGTCCAAAATTCCCCACTGCTGCCTCCCGTAGGAGTCTGGGCCGTGTCTCAGTCCCAGTGTGGCTGGTCGTCCTCTCAGACCAGCTACTGATCGAAGCCTTGGTGAGCCTTTACCTCACCAACTAGCTAATCAGATATCGGCCGCTCTGATAACGAGAGGTTCTTGCGAATCCCCCTCTTTCCCCCGTAGGGCGTATGCGGTATTAGCTAATCTTTCGACTAGTTGTCCCCCATTACCAGGCACGTTCCGATATATTACTCACCCGTTCGCCACTCGTCAGCGGAGCAAGCTCCCTGTTACCGTTCGACTTGCATGTGTAAGGCATGCCGCCAGCGTTCAATCTGAGCCAGGATCAAACTCTTCAGTTTAATCTCTGTTTTGTGGCATTGCTGCCTAGCATCGCTGCTATCGCTCACTCAAAATACTGACAGGCTATCTCCCCAATTTGACTCAGGCAAATATCCTATTTTCTTCTTTTGTGAACATTTAATGTTTTAAGTTATACGCAAACCACCGAAGTAGTTCACGCTGCACTTTCATTAAACGCCCACACTTATCGGCTGTTAATTGTTAAAGAACTGTCTCTGTTTGGCGTCACACCCAACCTTACGCTCGGTGTTCGCAGCGCTGACAAAGCGTTTTGTTTGTCAGCAGCAGAGAGATGAGATTATGTGGCACTTCGAACTTTTCGTCAACTTCTTTTTAAATCATTTTAGAAACAATTTAAAACCAAATCAACTCACAACTACCGCTCAAAACACCCCACTTTACAACCTCGTTTCCGCCTCCAATTTCGCCCTTCGCACCGCTTGCGCCGTACTCAGTATTTCGCGTCGTTTTCAACAGAGGCCGAACTATAGCAACACATCTCAACACTGGCAAGCAATTTTATAAACAATTTTAAACATTTTTAAAAACAGGTGAACGCTTCTCTAAAAATGCCTGCATTCCCTCTTTTTGATCTTCTGTGGCGAAGGTGCTATGAAACAATCTACGCTCAAAGTGAATGCCTTCTGCCAAGGTGGTTTCATAAGCACGATTAACCGACTCTTTGACCATCATTACCGCTGGAAGCGACATATTGGCAATGACAGTTGCTGCTGCCAAGGTTTCGGCCATCAATTGATCCAGAGGCACGACCCGTGACACAAGTCCGGCGCGCTCAGCTTCAACCGCATCCATCATCCGAGCTGTCAGGCACATATCCATTGCCTTAGCTTTTGATATCGCGCGTGGCAAACGCTGCGTTCCACCAGCACCTGGAATCACACCCAATTTAATTTCGGGCTGACCGAACTTCGCATTGTCCGCTGCAATGATGAAATCACACATCATTGCCAACTCACATCCACCTCCTAGAGCAAAACCGGCTACTGCTGCAATAACAGGCTTACGAACACGGCGTATTTCCTCCCAGTTACGCGTGATGTAGTCACCTTTGTACGCATCCATGTAAGAGTAATTGGCCATTGCGCCGATATCGGCACCGGCTGCGAATGCTTTTTCACTTCCGGTAATAACGATGCATCCGATTGCGTCATCGCTATCGAACGCCAACAGCGCCCGCCCTAGCTCAGTCATCAGCTGCTCATTCAAAGCGTTCAAGGCTTTCGGGCGGTTTAGCCGAATCAGTCCGACTTTTCCTTGTGTCTCAACCAAAATTGCTTCGTATGGCATTGTGTCTCCGTGTCAGTAGGTGTTATGAAAGATTAATTGTAGCCTCTTAAAGATAACAGATACGATGATCTCGCAGGAAGCGCATTACATTTTTAACACTCATAATTAGGGCTTCGATTAGATGAGGAATTTATCAGACAGTAATGTGTCCAATTATTGCGTCTAACTATCGCCCTAAGAAGTATTATTGCAATGGCGACATCTTGAAAACGTCACAATTTCTTCATTAACAAAGGGGACATAATGTTCAAAACCATATTGGTACCGACAGATGGCTCAGTGTTGTCGGATAAGGCAATTTCCGCAGCCATCGAATTTGCAAAATTTGGCAACGGCAAGGTAATTGGTTTGTCAGTGGCTGAACCTTATCCATTTTCGCCCATGGCAGAGAGCACTATGGCGGCAGATCCCGGAACTTATGAAGAGAATATGCTGGCTCTCGCACAATTACATGTTCAAAAAGTTGCCGATGCGGCTAAGGCGGCAGGAGTGGAATGTGAAATACTTACCGCTCAAGCATTCAATCCAGATGAAGAAATTATCAATGCGGCGGAAAAATACGGTTGTGACGTTATTTTTATGGCTTCACATGGTCGAAGCGGCTTAAGTCGCCTGTTTCTAGGCAGCAAAACTCAAAGGGTCCTGGCTCACTCTACAATCCCAGTACTGGTGTTACGCTAATATAAGGCGGCAGAGCGCACGTCTACATACACACAATTAGATGCTTATCTATTTAGGTAGGTGCATATATATAGTGAAAGCCTCAACGCCAGTTGGCGTTGAGTTTGCAAGAAAATCCACTAAAGACTCCGCTGCCAATCAACGTCCGGCTATAACAGACAACTTCGGCAGCAAAACCCACATTGCGCCTCGTTGCTTCATTTTTCCTGCCTTCTCTCCGGCATCATTACCAAAACCCCAGAAAAAATCTGCCCGCACAGCACCCTTAATCGCGCCACCAGTATCTTGCGCAACGACCAACTGCTGGAGCGGCTTAGTACTATTTGGCTGAGTCGTCGCCAAAAATACAGGAACGCCGAGAGGAATAAAATGAGGATCAACCGCAATCGAACGCTGAGCGGTCAAAGGGACACCTTGGGCGCCTTTCGGCCCTTGACTCGGATCCAACACTTTCTCCTCCTTAAAAAAGACATAACTCGGA is a genomic window of Glaciimonas sp. CA11.2 containing:
- a CDS encoding enoyl-CoA hydratase → MPYEAILVETQGKVGLIRLNRPKALNALNEQLMTELGRALLAFDSDDAIGCIVITGSEKAFAAGADIGAMANYSYMDAYKGDYITRNWEEIRRVRKPVIAAVAGFALGGGCELAMMCDFIIAADNAKFGQPEIKLGVIPGAGGTQRLPRAISKAKAMDMCLTARMMDAVEAERAGLVSRVVPLDQLMAETLAAATVIANMSLPAVMMVKESVNRAYETTLAEGIHFERRLFHSTFATEDQKEGMQAFLEKRSPVFKNV
- a CDS encoding universal stress protein translates to MFKTILVPTDGSVLSDKAISAAIEFAKFGNGKVIGLSVAEPYPFSPMAESTMAADPGTYEENMLALAQLHVQKVADAAKAAGVECEILTAQAFNPDEEIINAAEKYGCDVIFMASHGRSGLSRLFLGSKTQRVLAHSTIPVLVLR